One region of Terriglobales bacterium genomic DNA includes:
- a CDS encoding DinB family protein produces the protein MMKNSPLQQHLINLLNFEGAHVGFDEAVRGLAPKLHGKKMKAFPHTAWQLVEHMRITQWDILEFTRDAAHVSPKWPEGYWPESSAPSSEGAWKKSIAAFRHDLDEMKKLVAEADEQQLYAPISHGDGQTLLREAFLIADHNSYHLGQLVMLRKMLGAWK, from the coding sequence ATGATGAAGAATTCACCACTGCAGCAGCACCTGATCAACCTGCTCAATTTTGAGGGCGCACATGTCGGCTTCGATGAAGCAGTCCGTGGGCTCGCGCCCAAACTGCATGGTAAGAAGATGAAAGCATTTCCGCACACCGCCTGGCAGCTGGTCGAACACATGCGGATTACTCAATGGGACATTCTTGAATTTACCCGAGACGCCGCGCACGTCTCGCCGAAATGGCCTGAAGGTTACTGGCCGGAATCCTCGGCACCTTCAAGCGAAGGAGCGTGGAAAAAGAGCATTGCTGCATTTCGTCATGATCTTGACGAGATGAAGAAGCTGGTGGCCGAAGCGGATGAGCAACAGCTTTATGCGCCCATCTCGCACGGGGATGGGCAGACGCTGCTCCGCGAAGCATTCCTCATTGCTGATCACAATTCGTATCACCTTGGGCAGCTGGTGATGCTCCGAAAAATGCTCGGAGCATGGAAGTGA
- the pgsA gene encoding CDP-diacylglycerol--glycerol-3-phosphate 3-phosphatidyltransferase, which produces MFAIDMPVADNQGLEPGPRVNLPNYITLSRIFSVPIFLWLLSGSAFSSWKGEKELVASALFILASITDGLDGYLARKRGQVTTIGMLLDPLADKLMIAAAFISLVQFNPRIVPAWMAVIIIGREFLVSGLRGIAASEGFTIEASGLGKLKMVVQIVSVVAAILDHRWLTWDIGPFIFPLDLIAHLAIWFMVGVSIVSAVDYFVAFWSKIDRKASERRRRRPFVLTRRKRQELPPEVQPNR; this is translated from the coding sequence GTGTTTGCTATCGATATGCCTGTGGCGGATAATCAGGGGCTAGAGCCCGGTCCACGAGTGAATCTGCCCAACTACATTACGCTCAGCCGAATTTTTAGTGTGCCCATCTTCCTGTGGCTCCTCTCGGGCAGTGCTTTCTCGAGCTGGAAGGGCGAGAAGGAGTTAGTGGCGTCTGCGCTTTTTATCTTAGCCTCGATTACCGATGGTCTCGACGGTTATCTAGCGCGCAAAAGGGGCCAGGTTACGACCATCGGGATGCTGCTTGATCCCTTGGCAGACAAGCTCATGATTGCCGCGGCCTTTATCTCACTCGTCCAGTTCAATCCGCGCATCGTTCCGGCCTGGATGGCCGTAATCATCATCGGGCGCGAATTTCTGGTCAGTGGGTTGCGCGGAATTGCAGCCTCCGAGGGTTTCACCATTGAGGCGAGCGGTCTGGGAAAACTCAAAATGGTAGTGCAGATCGTGAGCGTGGTAGCCGCGATTCTTGACCATCGTTGGCTTACCTGGGACATTGGACCGTTCATCTTCCCCTTGGATCTGATTGCGCACTTGGCAATCTGGTTCATGGTAGGGGTTTCCATCGTCTCGGCCGTCGATTACTTTGTGGCGTTCTGGTCGAAGATTGACCGAAAAGCTTCGGAGCGCCGGCGACGTCGGCCCTTTGTCCTTACTCGCCGCAAACGTCAGGAGCTTCCGCCCGAAGTGCAGCCGAATCGGTAA